From a region of the Sphaerodactylus townsendi isolate TG3544 linkage group LG16, MPM_Stown_v2.3, whole genome shotgun sequence genome:
- the LG16H17orf97 gene encoding protein LIAT1 isoform X3, producing the protein MVSEKMETHGQDMLPYGEGVKPSKTQGKDPSPSQQKKKTKKKKKKKGAEEDAEKPPSKSKKQPVFRSSPELHSNTTREDASEETASRTTNQLFSAASNVLLLTEGNSGQSNESLRWNGILDDPAAEEERLRHYRVDRRKRYVAYIQQSLPPELSLTLRHLPQLCKVAHLSGNHFLRKAELTTTSQNSKT; encoded by the exons ATGGTTTCTGAGAAAATGGAAACGCACGGGCAAGATATGTTACCTTACGGAGAGGGGGTCAAGCCCAGCAAGACGCAAGGAAAggacccctccccctcacaacagaagaagaaaaccaagaagaagaagaaaaagaagggcgCCGAGGAAGACG CAGAAAAGCCACCTAGCAAAAGCAAAAAGCAGCCCGTGTTCCGGTCCTCCCCCGAACTACACAGCAACACGACAAGGGAAGATGCCTCAGAAGAAACCGCGAGCAGGACAACCAATCAGCTCTTTTCTGCGGCATCCAACGTTTTGCTGTTGACCGAAGGCAACTCCGGTCAGTCTAACGAGAGCCTTCGATGGAACGGGATTCTGGACGACCCAGCTGCAGAAGAGGAGAGGCTGCGGCACTACAGGGTGGACCGAAGGAAACGCTACGTCGCCTACATCCAGCAAAGCCTGCCTCCGGAGCTGTCCCTCACACTCCGGCATCTGCCGCAGCTGTGTAAAGTTGCACATCTGAGTGGAAACCACTTTCTTCGCAAGGCAGAACTCACCACTACTTCCCAGAATTCCAAGACGTAA
- the LG16H17orf97 gene encoding protein LIAT1 isoform X1, which produces MPTRLNGLVQAQLQHRPPQERMVSEKMETHGQDMLPYGEGVKPSKTQGKDPSPSQQKKKTKKKKKKKGAEEDAEKPPSKSKKQPVFRSSPELHSNTTREDASEETASRTTNQLFSAASNVLLLTEGNSGQSNESLRWNGILDDPAAEEERLRHYRVDRRKRYVAYIQQSLPPELSLTLRHLPQLCKVAHLSGNHFLRKAELTTTSQNSKT; this is translated from the exons ATGCCGACGAGGCTGAACGGGCTTGTgcag GCTCAGCTTCAGCACCGGCCCCCGCAAGAACGGATGGTTTCTGAGAAAATGGAAACGCACGGGCAAGATATGTTACCTTACGGAGAGGGGGTCAAGCCCAGCAAGACGCAAGGAAAggacccctccccctcacaacagaagaagaaaaccaagaagaagaagaaaaagaagggcgCCGAGGAAGACG CAGAAAAGCCACCTAGCAAAAGCAAAAAGCAGCCCGTGTTCCGGTCCTCCCCCGAACTACACAGCAACACGACAAGGGAAGATGCCTCAGAAGAAACCGCGAGCAGGACAACCAATCAGCTCTTTTCTGCGGCATCCAACGTTTTGCTGTTGACCGAAGGCAACTCCGGTCAGTCTAACGAGAGCCTTCGATGGAACGGGATTCTGGACGACCCAGCTGCAGAAGAGGAGAGGCTGCGGCACTACAGGGTGGACCGAAGGAAACGCTACGTCGCCTACATCCAGCAAAGCCTGCCTCCGGAGCTGTCCCTCACACTCCGGCATCTGCCGCAGCTGTGTAAAGTTGCACATCTGAGTGGAAACCACTTTCTTCGCAAGGCAGAACTCACCACTACTTCCCAGAATTCCAAGACGTAA
- the LG16H17orf97 gene encoding protein LIAT1 isoform X2: MPTRLNGLVQAQLQHRPPQERMVSEKMETHGQDMLPYGEGVKPSKTQGKDPSPSQQKKKTKKKKKKKGAEEDEKPPSKSKKQPVFRSSPELHSNTTREDASEETASRTTNQLFSAASNVLLLTEGNSGQSNESLRWNGILDDPAAEEERLRHYRVDRRKRYVAYIQQSLPPELSLTLRHLPQLCKVAHLSGNHFLRKAELTTTSQNSKT, translated from the exons ATGCCGACGAGGCTGAACGGGCTTGTgcag GCTCAGCTTCAGCACCGGCCCCCGCAAGAACGGATGGTTTCTGAGAAAATGGAAACGCACGGGCAAGATATGTTACCTTACGGAGAGGGGGTCAAGCCCAGCAAGACGCAAGGAAAggacccctccccctcacaacagaagaagaaaaccaagaagaagaagaaaaagaagggcgCCGAGGAAGACG AAAAGCCACCTAGCAAAAGCAAAAAGCAGCCCGTGTTCCGGTCCTCCCCCGAACTACACAGCAACACGACAAGGGAAGATGCCTCAGAAGAAACCGCGAGCAGGACAACCAATCAGCTCTTTTCTGCGGCATCCAACGTTTTGCTGTTGACCGAAGGCAACTCCGGTCAGTCTAACGAGAGCCTTCGATGGAACGGGATTCTGGACGACCCAGCTGCAGAAGAGGAGAGGCTGCGGCACTACAGGGTGGACCGAAGGAAACGCTACGTCGCCTACATCCAGCAAAGCCTGCCTCCGGAGCTGTCCCTCACACTCCGGCATCTGCCGCAGCTGTGTAAAGTTGCACATCTGAGTGGAAACCACTTTCTTCGCAAGGCAGAACTCACCACTACTTCCCAGAATTCCAAGACGTAA